From Pelotomaculum schinkii, the proteins below share one genomic window:
- a CDS encoding MerR family transcriptional regulator, whose protein sequence is MVLKQGFRSSEVSVLTGLTQRQIDYWDRNGLFKPSLAQAAGRGSARFYSYLDLVELKIVKRLLDAGLSTKLLKDCLLFLKNNLHEKALSGVSLISDGRGLFLLSDNPIFAIDLAKKGQVVWLIDIQQAADEVKKSCEEKLSDKNEAIS, encoded by the coding sequence ATGGTTTTAAAACAAGGTTTTCGATCCTCAGAAGTATCTGTACTTACAGGGCTGACGCAGCGACAAATTGACTACTGGGACCGGAATGGATTATTTAAACCCAGTTTAGCCCAGGCTGCGGGAAGAGGAAGTGCACGGTTTTACTCATATCTGGATTTGGTGGAGTTGAAAATTGTCAAAAGACTTCTTGATGCCGGATTATCCACCAAACTGTTGAAGGATTGTTTGCTTTTCTTAAAAAACAATCTCCATGAAAAGGCTTTAAGCGGGGTCTCTCTTATTTCGGATGGCCGTGGATTATTTTTATTAAGCGATAACCCTATTTTTGCTATTGATTTAGCGAAAAAAGGTCAGGTGGTATGGTTGATTGATATCCAACAGGCAGCGGATGAAGTAAAAAAAAGTTGCGAGGAAAAGTTATCTGATAAGAACGAGGCAATATCCTGA